In a genomic window of Fibrobacter sp.:
- a CDS encoding methylated-DNA--[protein]-cysteine S-methyltransferase, whose protein sequence is MAKQVKGIQTVCHRNMWGQWTFSFEGRFLCGLQFAGAEDSAIVPSSVKACAYAAAEQDSALKGAAVKTYRTAVQELNLYLAGKLQEFSVPIQIPGTDFQIQVFEAVRNIPYGKTWTYKQVAEAIGHPKAERAVGNALHNNPLQVIIPCHRVVTSRGKIGGYALGTDLKRRLLCMEGAIQNELDLE, encoded by the coding sequence ATGGCAAAGCAGGTTAAAGGCATTCAAACAGTCTGCCACCGCAACATGTGGGGGCAATGGACCTTTTCGTTCGAAGGGCGCTTCCTTTGTGGCCTGCAGTTTGCGGGTGCAGAAGATTCCGCAATCGTCCCGAGTTCGGTAAAAGCCTGCGCCTACGCCGCCGCAGAACAAGATTCCGCCCTGAAGGGCGCCGCAGTAAAGACTTACCGCACCGCAGTGCAGGAACTGAACCTCTACCTCGCGGGCAAACTGCAGGAATTCAGCGTGCCCATCCAGATTCCGGGCACGGACTTTCAAATCCAGGTATTCGAGGCCGTCAGGAACATTCCCTACGGCAAGACATGGACATACAAGCAGGTCGCCGAGGCCATCGGTCACCCGAAAGCGGAGCGCGCCGTCGGAAACGCCCTGCACAACAACCCGCTGCAGGTCATCATCCCCTGCCACCGCGTGGTCACGAGCCGCGGCAAGATTGGCGGTTACGCCCTCGGTACCGATTTGAAAAGGCGCCTCCTGTGCATGGAAGGCGCCATCCAAAACGAACTCGATTTAGAATAA
- a CDS encoding FISUMP domain-containing protein — MKNFVNCEIAVLAVTAVLVLGGCGDDESFSPVSKGRDYDYVYTSAKDLSKTPCNEMRKNREAVIGRDKDRYECRFDYQDSVYIWVGYSDTLTAEGREYHRTESSSSSSRTKTNVDARLKEKGEQFNPDIDYGTMTDPRDGKAYRTVVVNGLTWMAENLNYADNEVGESLCINDEENLCELYGRLYSRDATMNSSRCEYRATCDYLTSELIQGVCPDGWRLPTVEEAEGLVNLEDGVSRSLMSAKSWGSDTMTVKPGTDDYGLSFVAAGFFSQGSVNPEKNGFNELGEAAFMWVAQLSGNRSQYYFLIRGWDSTAVVNNYYDHEVYNSVRCVKGAGSVPGSWRVSSSSVQSSSSMSSSSSSELFDWTLPKETYLNPEIDYDTIIDSRDGKVYKTVKIGEQTWMAENLNFDPGQGGPDGAKYDWSWCYNNEPQNCDVAGRLYTWAAAIDSVKLANDADNPLVCGMGKSGTFWTTVQGICPEGWHLPSTREWSDLKDAVGGLPGKNLKSQTGWNGDGNGTNITGFSAIPAGWRHNGIFGNNGIIAYFWGSYGSYENKAEYMELFAHPDSWEVYYLEKDYGFSVRCIKDEVLPASSSSSSSQSSSSVKSSSSFSSSSVKSSSSVSSSSSVSSSSRIKQANAEPLLENAGDQFNLDIDYGTLIDERDGKTYKTVEVGNAVWMAENLNYAGNEIGESVCFNDEDRFCEFYGRLYSRDAAMNSTDCAFLSGCNLGSAPVQGICPDGWHIPTNKEGQALANFAGKLALPLRSAKGWETEFTPGTDEYGLSFLGSGSFSSNIGFHSFGKYENLWLYFASTSQYYLGVNGSTNEAEVWVYGSHEIYSSVRCVQD; from the coding sequence ATGAAAAACTTCGTAAATTGCGAAATTGCTGTTTTGGCCGTTACGGCTGTGTTGGTGCTTGGCGGTTGTGGTGACGACGAAAGTTTTTCTCCGGTTTCGAAGGGCCGAGATTATGATTACGTGTACACGTCTGCGAAGGATTTGTCGAAAACTCCGTGCAACGAGATGCGCAAGAATCGCGAAGCCGTAATCGGGCGCGACAAGGATCGATACGAATGCAGGTTCGACTATCAGGATTCCGTATATATCTGGGTAGGTTACAGTGATACGCTTACGGCGGAAGGTCGTGAATATCATCGTACGGAATCTTCGAGCAGTTCCTCGCGAACGAAAACCAATGTGGATGCCCGCCTGAAGGAGAAGGGCGAGCAGTTTAATCCCGATATCGACTATGGGACGATGACGGACCCGCGCGATGGCAAGGCTTATAGGACAGTTGTCGTCAATGGCCTTACCTGGATGGCGGAAAACCTGAACTACGCTGATAATGAAGTAGGTGAATCTCTTTGCATTAACGATGAGGAAAATCTATGCGAACTGTACGGGCGCCTGTATAGCCGTGATGCGACAATGAATTCTTCTCGTTGTGAATATAGAGCAACGTGCGATTATTTGACGAGTGAGTTGATTCAGGGTGTTTGCCCAGATGGATGGCGTCTCCCGACAGTAGAGGAGGCGGAAGGTCTCGTAAATCTCGAGGATGGTGTCTCTAGGTCCTTGATGTCTGCGAAGAGCTGGGGGAGCGATACTATGACGGTTAAGCCGGGAACCGATGATTACGGATTGTCCTTTGTTGCGGCTGGGTTCTTTTCTCAGGGTTCCGTGAATCCGGAGAAAAACGGCTTTAATGAACTGGGAGAAGCCGCTTTTATGTGGGTTGCTCAACTATCGGGCAACCGCAGCCAGTATTATTTTTTGATACGTGGGTGGGATTCTACAGCAGTAGTCAATAATTACTACGATCATGAAGTTTACAACAGCGTCCGTTGTGTGAAGGGGGCTGGTAGCGTGCCGGGCTCGTGGAGAGTGTCTTCAAGTAGCGTGCAGAGCTCGTCGAGCATGAGTTCTTCGAGTTCCTCGGAACTTTTCGATTGGACTTTGCCCAAAGAGACCTACTTGAATCCTGAAATTGATTACGATACCATAATAGACTCCCGTGATGGCAAGGTCTATAAGACGGTGAAAATTGGCGAACAGACCTGGATGGCCGAAAACCTGAACTTTGACCCTGGTCAGGGAGGTCCTGACGGTGCAAAATACGATTGGTCCTGGTGCTACAATAATGAGCCCCAGAACTGCGACGTGGCAGGCCGCCTGTATACCTGGGCGGCGGCAATCGACTCGGTGAAGCTGGCGAACGACGCGGACAACCCGCTGGTCTGCGGAATGGGCAAAAGCGGTACATTCTGGACTACAGTACAGGGCATTTGCCCGGAAGGTTGGCATTTGCCCTCGACTAGGGAATGGAGTGACCTAAAGGATGCGGTTGGTGGCCTTCCAGGCAAGAATCTCAAGTCGCAGACGGGATGGAATGGCGACGGGAATGGCACGAATATTACCGGTTTTTCTGCGATTCCCGCTGGCTGGCGTCACAATGGCATCTTTGGCAATAACGGCATCATCGCATACTTCTGGGGGTCTTACGGCTCCTACGAAAACAAGGCGGAATATATGGAATTGTTCGCGCACCCCGATAGTTGGGAAGTGTATTACCTCGAAAAAGACTATGGGTTTTCAGTCCGCTGCATAAAGGACGAAGTTCTTCCGGCATCATCCAGTAGTTCTTCCAGCCAGTCATCATCCAGCGTAAAATCGTCTTCAAGCTTCAGTTCGTCTAGCGTAAAATCATCTAGCAGTGTAAGCTCTTCAAGTTCCGTGAGCAGTTCCTCGAGAATCAAGCAGGCAAACGCCGAACCTCTCCTGGAAAACGCTGGCGACCAGTTCAACCTGGACATCGATTACGGCACACTGATCGACGAGCGTGACGGCAAGACATACAAGACTGTGGAAGTCGGCAACGCAGTCTGGATGGCCGAAAACCTGAACTACGCCGGCAACGAAATAGGAGAATCCGTCTGTTTCAACGACGAAGACCGTTTCTGCGAATTTTACGGACGCCTGTATAGCCGTGACGCAGCGATGAATAGCACGGATTGCGCATTTTTGTCCGGCTGCAATTTGGGCTCCGCTCCTGTCCAAGGAATCTGCCCTGACGGGTGGCACATTCCGACAAATAAGGAGGGGCAAGCCCTTGCAAATTTTGCAGGCAAACTCGCACTCCCGTTGAGGTCGGCAAAGGGATGGGAAACAGAATTTACACCCGGGACAGATGAGTATGGGCTTTCTTTTCTGGGTTCTGGAAGTTTCTCCAGCAACATAGGATTCCATTCTTTTGGTAAATATGAAAACTTATGGCTCTATTTTGCATCTACAAGCCAATACTACCTTGGGGTAAACGGTTCAACAAATGAAGCAGAAGTCTGGGTCTATGGTAGCCATGAGATTTATAGTTCAGTCCGTTGCGTGCAGGATTAG
- a CDS encoding DUF4321 domain-containing protein: MTNRNTFGRLILFIVLGLMIGGVLGECLGLLFGELGELMNAGGYDNIVRNFFVASFDLNLGFLGDKADPVVLDLYMVKFALGFGLKLNVVSVIGMAISIYIMKWSGGNR; encoded by the coding sequence ATGACTAACAGAAACACCTTTGGACGACTCATCCTCTTTATCGTGCTCGGCCTCATGATCGGCGGAGTGCTCGGTGAATGCCTCGGGCTCCTCTTCGGGGAACTCGGTGAACTCATGAACGCGGGTGGTTACGACAACATCGTTCGCAACTTCTTCGTGGCATCGTTCGACCTGAACCTGGGATTCCTGGGTGACAAGGCGGACCCGGTCGTCCTGGACCTCTACATGGTAAAATTCGCCCTCGGTTTCGGGCTCAAGCTCAACGTGGTCAGCGTCATCGGCATGGCCATTTCGATCTATATCATGAAGTGGTCCGGAGGAAACAGGTAA
- the ung gene encoding uracil-DNA glycosylase translates to MSVKLEESWLNLLADQFEQPYFKQIKDTLVREKQQGHVIYPPGSKIFAALDFCPVDKVKAVIIGQDPYHNPGQAHGLCFSVPMGIEPPPSLINIFQELHDDLGINPPPHGNLESWAHQGILLLNASLTVRAHMAASHAGIGWQQFTDTIIQRLSEVRENLVFLLWGSFAIKKQTLVAPNRGHLILTAPHPSPLSAYRGFFGCKHFSKANEYLKSKGLEPIDWSIH, encoded by the coding sequence ATGTCCGTAAAACTCGAAGAATCCTGGCTCAACCTGCTCGCCGACCAGTTCGAGCAGCCGTATTTCAAACAAATTAAAGACACACTTGTTCGCGAAAAGCAACAGGGGCACGTCATCTACCCGCCGGGATCCAAGATTTTCGCCGCACTCGACTTCTGCCCCGTAGACAAAGTCAAGGCAGTCATTATCGGGCAAGACCCTTACCACAATCCCGGCCAGGCACACGGGCTGTGCTTCTCGGTGCCCATGGGTATCGAGCCTCCCCCGTCCCTCATCAATATTTTCCAGGAACTCCACGACGACCTCGGCATCAATCCGCCCCCGCACGGGAACCTCGAAAGCTGGGCGCACCAGGGAATCCTCCTGCTCAACGCGTCGCTCACGGTACGCGCCCACATGGCAGCAAGCCACGCGGGAATCGGCTGGCAGCAGTTTACCGACACCATCATCCAGCGACTCTCCGAAGTTCGCGAGAACCTCGTATTCCTCCTATGGGGAAGCTTCGCCATCAAGAAGCAGACTCTCGTCGCCCCGAACCGCGGCCACTTGATTCTTACAGCGCCTCACCCGAGCCCGCTTTCGGCCTACCGCGGCTTTTTCGGTTGCAAGCACTTCAGCAAAGCGAACGAATACCTCAAAAGCAAGGGGCTTGAACCCATCGACTGGAGCATCCATTAG
- a CDS encoding class I SAM-dependent methyltransferase — MNYWDLLASDAVQGFIEEALSRKWDALQVSTALHKAGYSNEERATIMDYKALVPKFREKFFEEASRKGKFLLCDKLALEQSTAQDIGRWKAGIWPHEGSVNDLCCGMGGDSFFLPAGLKITGVDLDENRLAMYRHNMAVFGKDVGTICADVREVASSNGAGNGAAEEGTGKDGAEKEGADYFTIDPARRALEGENQRDLRNLTPTLEEVVEISRHYKGGMAKLPPGYPPAEIPDGTEILYLGGHSDCRECLVLFGELAKHPDTVRAVIVGKTGETLAEWGRKRDRSFETLDDDLQEKLDRNDSLEGKDRTYRTATSRSDLPLGEISKYLAEPAPVLIRSHLFNAAALAHNPDAHLISEGIAYVTSESPLPAPGFASYEVLAHTEIATGAVRTMLKEHDIGKITLKLRGVKLDPDAEIKRLKPKGKSEAILFYTRAQGEKIAILTKRAPSSKLPI; from the coding sequence ATGAATTACTGGGATTTGCTCGCATCTGACGCCGTACAAGGCTTTATCGAAGAAGCCCTTTCGCGCAAGTGGGATGCGTTGCAGGTCTCGACTGCGCTACACAAGGCCGGCTACAGCAACGAAGAGCGCGCCACCATCATGGACTACAAAGCGCTCGTCCCGAAGTTCCGTGAAAAATTTTTCGAAGAAGCAAGCCGGAAGGGAAAGTTTTTGCTGTGCGACAAGCTCGCATTGGAGCAGAGCACCGCGCAAGACATCGGCCGGTGGAAAGCGGGAATTTGGCCTCACGAAGGTTCCGTGAACGACCTATGCTGCGGCATGGGCGGTGACAGTTTCTTTTTGCCGGCGGGCTTGAAAATCACGGGAGTCGACCTCGACGAGAACCGCCTTGCAATGTACCGGCACAACATGGCCGTATTCGGGAAAGACGTCGGAACGATTTGCGCGGATGTGCGCGAAGTTGCGAGCAGTAACGGCGCGGGCAACGGTGCGGCCGAGGAAGGCACGGGCAAGGATGGCGCAGAAAAAGAAGGCGCAGACTACTTCACCATCGATCCGGCAAGGCGCGCACTCGAAGGCGAAAACCAGCGCGACCTGCGCAACCTCACGCCCACGCTCGAAGAAGTCGTTGAAATCAGCAGACACTACAAGGGCGGCATGGCGAAACTCCCGCCGGGTTACCCTCCCGCCGAGATTCCCGACGGCACAGAAATTTTGTACCTGGGCGGGCATAGCGACTGCCGTGAATGCCTCGTGCTATTCGGGGAACTCGCGAAGCACCCCGATACCGTCCGCGCCGTCATTGTCGGGAAGACGGGCGAAACGCTTGCCGAATGGGGCCGCAAACGCGACCGCTCGTTCGAAACCCTCGACGACGACCTGCAAGAAAAACTCGACAGGAACGATTCCCTCGAAGGCAAGGACCGCACCTACCGCACGGCGACGAGCCGGAGCGACTTGCCTCTAGGAGAAATCAGCAAATATCTGGCAGAACCTGCCCCCGTCCTCATCCGGAGCCACCTCTTTAATGCGGCGGCCCTCGCGCACAACCCGGATGCGCACCTGATTTCAGAAGGCATCGCCTACGTGACCAGCGAAAGCCCGCTCCCCGCGCCGGGATTTGCAAGCTACGAAGTACTCGCACATACCGAAATCGCAACAGGCGCCGTCCGCACGATGCTCAAGGAACACGACATCGGGAAAATCACCCTGAAGTTGCGCGGCGTGAAGCTCGACCCCGATGCAGAAATCAAGCGCCTCAAGCCCAAGGGAAAAAGCGAAGCCATCCTTTTCTACACGCGCGCCCAAGGCGAAAAGATTGCTATACTAACAAAACGAGCTCCAAGCTCTAAGTTACCCATCTAA
- a CDS encoding TIGR02147 family protein, translating into MKSILEYKDYHLYMQDYYEERKRQGAFSWREFCKSAGFSSPNFLKLVCMGDSKLGKPKVENVANAMGLVGFEKDYFRALVAFGNAKKDSDKKAALVEMEKIAMEHKVRVVDGDAFQYYESWKYPVLRELIPMMPGANPRDIADVCKEHVSAEEVRDVLNFLVKAGFLKKNGEKVYSQTEQTVIGSKEALPIAIRAMHKEMANMAARAVDRYSPNERYFTGVTLSVNEEANRRIIAEIDACCKKVLSIANEYVDQDQVCRINFQFFPVTDKVKETSHA; encoded by the coding sequence ATGAAATCGATACTCGAATATAAGGACTACCACCTGTATATGCAGGACTATTATGAAGAACGCAAGCGTCAGGGTGCGTTCTCGTGGCGCGAGTTCTGTAAGAGTGCCGGGTTTTCTTCGCCTAATTTCTTGAAGCTTGTTTGCATGGGGGACAGTAAACTGGGCAAGCCGAAGGTTGAAAATGTCGCGAATGCCATGGGACTTGTCGGGTTCGAAAAAGATTATTTCCGCGCGCTTGTCGCGTTCGGCAATGCGAAGAAGGATTCCGACAAGAAGGCTGCCCTTGTCGAAATGGAAAAAATCGCAATGGAACACAAGGTGCGCGTCGTTGACGGTGATGCCTTCCAGTATTATGAATCTTGGAAGTACCCTGTCTTGAGGGAACTTATCCCGATGATGCCGGGTGCCAACCCCCGCGATATCGCCGATGTTTGCAAGGAGCACGTGTCGGCCGAAGAAGTCCGGGACGTTTTGAACTTCTTGGTCAAGGCCGGGTTCTTGAAGAAGAACGGCGAGAAGGTCTATTCGCAGACGGAGCAGACCGTCATCGGCTCGAAGGAGGCTTTGCCCATCGCTATCCGCGCCATGCACAAGGAAATGGCGAACATGGCGGCGCGTGCCGTCGACCGTTATTCTCCGAATGAACGCTACTTCACCGGGGTCACGCTTAGCGTGAATGAAGAAGCGAACAGGAGGATTATTGCGGAAATAGATGCCTGCTGCAAGAAGGTTCTCTCTATCGCGAATGAATATGTGGATCAGGATCAGGTTTGTCGAATTAATTTCCAATTTTTCCCTGTTACCGATAAGGTGAAGGAGACGTCCCATGCTTAG
- a CDS encoding IMP cyclohydrolase, producing MKYTDEAKQNFKALSNNPYPGRGIVLGESADGKSYVQVYWIMGRSVNSRNRVFEIEAKTGFMKTKAFDESKLTDPHLIIYYPARHTADVQIITNGDQTDTIYDAIKLGGTFESALRTRQYEDDAPNFTPRISGIHYKNAEPAVYKLSILKSRNNSEEAGCERMTFEYEKALPGLGHFISTYETDGSPIPSFNGFPKLMPIFDNAEDTLKKYWAALNKDNKVSLMVKWIDKKTFKAKTLIVNKNK from the coding sequence ATGAAGTACACAGACGAAGCAAAACAGAATTTCAAGGCTCTCTCCAACAACCCTTATCCGGGACGCGGCATCGTACTCGGCGAAAGCGCCGACGGCAAGTCCTACGTGCAGGTCTACTGGATCATGGGCCGTAGTGTCAACAGCCGCAACCGCGTTTTCGAAATCGAAGCCAAGACCGGCTTCATGAAGACGAAGGCTTTTGACGAATCCAAGCTCACCGACCCGCACCTGATTATCTACTACCCGGCCCGCCACACGGCCGACGTCCAGATCATTACGAACGGTGACCAGACCGACACCATTTACGACGCCATCAAGCTCGGCGGCACCTTCGAGAGCGCCCTCCGCACGCGCCAGTACGAAGACGACGCCCCGAACTTCACACCGCGCATTTCCGGCATCCACTACAAGAATGCTGAACCTGCCGTGTACAAGCTTTCCATCCTCAAGAGCCGTAACAACAGCGAAGAAGCCGGCTGCGAACGCATGACGTTTGAATACGAAAAGGCCCTGCCGGGTCTCGGCCACTTCATCAGCACCTACGAAACTGACGGTAGCCCGATTCCCTCTTTCAACGGTTTCCCGAAACTGATGCCGATCTTCGACAACGCCGAAGACACGCTCAAGAAGTACTGGGCCGCCCTGAACAAGGACAACAAGGTCTCCCTGATGGTCAAGTGGATTGACAAGAAGACATTCAAGGCCAAGACCCTGATTGTGAATAAAAATAAATAG
- the gatA gene encoding Asp-tRNA(Asn)/Glu-tRNA(Gln) amidotransferase subunit GatA, with protein sequence MQTIKDLSAKLASGETSAVALAQDSLAKIESTKNLNAYISVLNERALAKAAESDKRRAEGKSLGALDGIPVAVKDNMCIEGTRTTAASKILENFVAPYTATAIEKLEAAGAVIVGKTNMDEFAMGSSNETSYFGKVVNPLDETRVPGGSSGGSAVAVASGTVACALGSDTGGSIRQPAACTGVVGLKPTYGRVSRYGLLAYASSLDQIGPFGATVRDTATLLGAICGIDPHDNTTSTREPEDFGAKLNAGVKGKVIGVPKEYFAEGLDPECKAAIEGMLKKLEAEGATLKEVSLPHIGYAVSSYYIIATAEASSNLSRYDGVRYGYRSKEARKLFDLYAKSRSEGFGKEVQRRILLGSYVLSAGFYDAYYVQAQKVRRLITDDFNKAFESCDVIASPTMPGLPLKCGMNESDPMAVYLSDIYTVSLNLSGLPGVSVPCGMAGGLPVGLQWIGKPFQEADLLSVAAATEALNK encoded by the coding sequence ATGCAAACTATCAAGGATTTGAGCGCCAAGCTCGCCAGCGGCGAAACCTCGGCGGTCGCTCTCGCACAAGACTCTCTCGCAAAAATTGAATCGACAAAGAATTTGAACGCCTATATCAGCGTGCTGAACGAACGCGCCCTCGCGAAGGCCGCGGAATCGGACAAGCGCCGCGCCGAAGGCAAGAGCCTCGGAGCACTCGACGGCATTCCCGTCGCCGTGAAGGACAACATGTGCATCGAAGGCACGCGCACTACGGCGGCATCCAAGATTCTCGAAAACTTCGTAGCCCCCTACACCGCAACCGCCATCGAAAAGCTCGAAGCCGCCGGTGCCGTTATCGTGGGCAAGACGAACATGGACGAATTCGCGATGGGCTCGAGCAACGAGACATCGTACTTCGGCAAGGTCGTGAACCCGCTCGACGAAACCCGCGTTCCGGGTGGTTCCAGCGGCGGTTCGGCCGTAGCCGTGGCCAGTGGCACGGTCGCCTGTGCGCTCGGCTCCGACACCGGTGGATCTATCCGTCAGCCCGCCGCCTGCACAGGCGTCGTGGGCCTCAAGCCCACCTACGGCCGCGTTTCCCGTTACGGCCTGCTCGCTTACGCAAGCTCTCTGGACCAGATCGGCCCCTTCGGGGCAACCGTCAGGGATACCGCCACGCTCCTCGGAGCCATCTGCGGCATCGACCCGCACGACAACACCACGAGCACCCGCGAACCCGAAGACTTCGGCGCGAAGCTCAACGCTGGCGTGAAGGGCAAGGTCATCGGCGTTCCCAAGGAATACTTCGCCGAAGGTCTCGATCCGGAATGCAAGGCCGCCATCGAAGGCATGCTCAAGAAACTCGAAGCCGAAGGCGCCACGCTGAAGGAAGTGAGCCTCCCGCACATCGGTTACGCCGTATCGAGCTACTACATCATCGCAACTGCAGAAGCCAGTTCGAACCTCAGCCGTTACGACGGCGTGCGCTACGGCTACCGCAGCAAGGAAGCCCGCAAGCTGTTCGACCTGTACGCCAAGTCCCGCAGCGAAGGCTTCGGCAAGGAAGTCCAGCGCCGTATCCTCCTCGGAAGCTACGTTCTTTCCGCAGGCTTCTACGACGCCTACTACGTGCAGGCCCAGAAGGTCCGCCGCCTCATCACCGACGACTTCAACAAGGCATTCGAAAGCTGCGACGTGATTGCTAGCCCCACGATGCCGGGTCTCCCGCTCAAGTGCGGCATGAACGAATCCGACCCGATGGCCGTTTACCTCAGCGACATCTACACCGTGAGCCTGAACCTTTCGGGCTTACCTGGCGTGAGCGTGCCGTGCGGCATGGCCGGTGGTCTCCCCGTAGGTCTCCAGTGGATCGGCAAGCCATTCCAGGAAGCCGACCTGCTGAGCGTCGCCGCCGCAACAGAGGCGTTGAACAAGTAG
- a CDS encoding FISUMP domain-containing protein, with the protein MDCRQVLLGARAILWAGVAMIALTSCGDDDSFSPVAKDRGYDYNVTSTSGLSEYPCNARREGRDAVVGRERVMYTCVFDRVDSVYLWVGDGDTLTAEGREIIREESSSSIESSDSDGSSSSSYSSSSSYLYSTKSYGGYSKDSYSFALDSRDDLLNPDVTYGTLVDERDGQVYKTVVVGNRVWMAQNLNFAGNDDFPYVEDGSVCFNYDEANCALLGRLYSRVAAMNNPDCALNKPCNIGNSAIRGVCPNGWHVPTYADATALQDVFRSRLSEAKSAKTWEGGRYGAGSNSSGFSMPASGCLDLGDENFENGGKVGYVWAYIQSPNMKYLIFLGSNDYVDIHPGYDYDILMSVRCVSDDTLKVASSSSSSSSSSSSSLSSSSRELSTPITEKGEQFNPDIDYGTMTDPRDGKTYKTVVVEGKTWMAENLNFAGNEDFPLAEQYSLCPYDEEENCELYGRLYTREAAMNSDTCASDRYCGLADPLQGVCPAGWHIPSETETTDLKDLASDSFLTLTSARGWGNDTLSVYSGDDTYGLSFLPAGEKSNNDYKYFGANAFMWANIPDDEQRYFIISASPKEVSIHSGYSKSELYLSVRCVKDE; encoded by the coding sequence ATGGACTGCAGACAGGTTCTTTTGGGCGCACGGGCGATTTTGTGGGCCGGTGTGGCTATGATCGCTCTTACCAGTTGCGGCGATGACGACAGTTTCTCCCCGGTGGCGAAAGACCGCGGCTACGACTACAATGTGACTTCAACATCGGGCCTTTCGGAATACCCCTGCAATGCGAGGCGTGAGGGCCGCGATGCAGTTGTGGGGCGCGAAAGGGTTATGTATACGTGCGTCTTCGATCGCGTCGATTCCGTCTATCTCTGGGTGGGCGACGGCGATACGCTCACTGCCGAGGGTCGCGAGATCATCCGCGAGGAATCATCGAGCAGCATAGAATCTTCGGATAGTGACGGTTCCTCGTCAAGCAGCTATTCGTCTTCTTCCAGCTACTTGTATTCTACAAAATCATATGGCGGCTATAGCAAAGATTCTTATTCTTTTGCGCTGGATTCTAGGGATGACTTGCTTAATCCGGATGTGACTTATGGGACATTGGTAGATGAACGCGATGGTCAGGTCTATAAGACGGTTGTCGTTGGAAATAGAGTCTGGATGGCGCAAAATTTGAATTTTGCGGGTAATGACGATTTCCCTTATGTGGAAGATGGATCCGTCTGTTTCAATTACGATGAAGCCAATTGCGCGTTATTGGGTCGCCTGTATTCTCGCGTTGCGGCAATGAATAACCCAGATTGTGCTCTCAACAAACCTTGCAATATTGGAAATTCTGCTATTCGCGGTGTATGCCCGAATGGTTGGCATGTTCCTACCTATGCGGACGCAACGGCTCTGCAGGATGTCTTTCGTTCTAGGCTTTCGGAGGCGAAGTCCGCAAAAACGTGGGAGGGTGGCAGATATGGTGCAGGCTCCAATTCTTCGGGTTTTTCTATGCCTGCATCGGGTTGCCTTGATCTTGGAGATGAAAATTTCGAAAACGGAGGAAAGGTTGGGTATGTTTGGGCCTATATACAATCGCCAAATATGAAATATCTGATTTTCCTTGGCTCGAATGATTATGTGGACATACACCCCGGTTATGATTACGATATTCTCATGTCGGTTCGCTGTGTTTCGGATGATACTCTAAAGGTTGCATCTTCGTCCAGTTCGTCTAGTAGCTCTTCAAGCAGTTCGCTGTCTTCGTCGAGCCGAGAATTGTCTACTCCTATAACGGAAAAAGGCGAACAGTTTAACCCCGATATTGATTACGGAACCATGACCGATCCGCGTGATGGCAAGACTTATAAGACTGTGGTCGTTGAAGGAAAAACTTGGATGGCTGAAAACCTGAATTTTGCAGGCAACGAAGATTTCCCGCTTGCGGAACAATATTCTCTCTGCCCCTATGATGAAGAAGAAAATTGCGAACTGTATGGACGTCTATATACCCGCGAGGCCGCAATGAATTCAGATACGTGTGCGAGCGATAGATACTGCGGCTTGGCCGACCCGCTTCAGGGAGTTTGTCCGGCTGGTTGGCATATTCCGTCTGAGACGGAAACTACGGACTTGAAAGATTTGGCGTCGGACTCTTTCTTGACTCTGACATCTGCGAGGGGGTGGGGAAATGATACATTGTCGGTCTATTCTGGAGATGATACGTACGGACTCTCCTTCTTGCCGGCAGGAGAAAAATCGAATAATGATTATAAATATTTTGGTGCGAATGCATTCATGTGGGCCAATATCCCGGATGATGAACAACGCTATTTTATAATTAGCGCGTCACCAAAGGAAGTCTCTATCCATAGCGGCTATAGTAAAAGCGAGCTTTATCTCAGTGTCCGTTGCGTAAAGGACGAATAA